The proteins below come from a single Oscillospiraceae bacterium genomic window:
- a CDS encoding nitroreductase family protein: protein MDMMEFLRTRRTYRRFDQRPIAPEILTEAIDAARLASCGANRQTVRYILVQSARAVSAVQPLVHWAAYLPPEQGVPKPDEQPTAFIAVLQDTRLPGCSDVDVGLALGSLTAAAWAHGVGSCIMGAIDRPALTELLALPEGLRLCYMVALGYPAHKSRVVTMQDSSVKYYLDENRDYCVPKRSMAEVLLKTM from the coding sequence ATGGATATGATGGAATTTTTGCGCACCCGCCGCACCTACCGCCGCTTTGACCAACGCCCCATTGCACCGGAGATCCTGACCGAGGCCATTGATGCCGCCCGGCTGGCAAGCTGTGGTGCCAACCGCCAGACTGTGCGGTATATCCTTGTGCAGAGCGCCCGCGCCGTGTCCGCCGTGCAGCCGCTGGTCCATTGGGCCGCCTACCTGCCGCCCGAACAGGGCGTGCCGAAGCCCGATGAGCAGCCGACTGCCTTCATCGCCGTTTTGCAGGACACCCGCCTGCCGGGCTGCAGCGATGTGGATGTAGGGCTGGCACTGGGCAGCCTGACCGCCGCTGCCTGGGCCCACGGCGTGGGCAGCTGCATCATGGGGGCCATCGACCGCCCGGCGCTGACCGAGCTGCTGGCCCTGCCCGAGGGGCTGCGCCTGTGCTATATGGTGGCGCTGGGATACCCCGCCCACAAAAGCCGCGTGGTAACGATGCAGGACAGCAGCGTGAAATATTATCTGGACGAAAACCGTGACTACTGCGTGCCGAAGCGCAGCATGGCCGAGGTGCTGCTGAAAACGATGTAA
- a CDS encoding alpha-amylase family glycosyl hydrolase, with protein sequence MKQWLKDAVFYEIYPQSFYDTNGDGIGDLQGIIAKLDYIRDLGCNALWINPCFDSPFKDAGYDVRDYKKIAPRYGTNEDAAALFRAAHEKGIRVLFDLVPGHTSEEHPWFKASCKPGHNEYSDRFIWTDSCFASGDGMPFIGGETERNGTYILNFFKCQPALNYGYGKINQKWQKPTNDPACVATVEAMKDVMRFWLDMGCDGFRVDMASSLVKNDTKNKKYTCKIWRNIRDMLDVEYPEAALIAEWNGPRMSLKNGFDMDFYLNWQGNGYNWLMRNYDGAMDSNPHNIGKAYFCKNSGTGIDKFLDEYLPAYKATHKDGLWCFITCNHDTIRPSAGLTTDELRLAYATIFTLPGAPFVYYGDEIGMRYLPLPTKEGGYFRTGSRTPMQWDDTANHGFSTADAQDIYLPVDTAADAPTVAAQADDPDSLLNSVKSLLAFRHAHADLNADAPFKVLYAPKAKGDYRPFVWQRGDLICAVNPAGVSIELPLELAEDLKIQYTIGKAEIVNDTLSLGAQSFAILG encoded by the coding sequence ATGAAACAGTGGCTGAAAGACGCAGTGTTCTATGAAATCTACCCCCAGAGCTTCTACGATACCAACGGCGATGGCATCGGTGATTTGCAAGGCATTATTGCCAAGCTCGACTATATCAGGGACCTGGGCTGCAATGCCCTCTGGATCAACCCCTGCTTTGATTCGCCGTTCAAGGATGCGGGCTATGATGTGCGCGACTACAAAAAGATCGCCCCGCGCTACGGCACGAACGAGGACGCCGCCGCGCTGTTCAGGGCCGCGCATGAGAAGGGCATCCGTGTGCTGTTCGACCTGGTGCCCGGCCACACGAGCGAAGAGCACCCGTGGTTCAAGGCCAGCTGCAAGCCCGGGCACAACGAATACTCGGACCGCTTTATCTGGACGGATTCCTGCTTTGCCTCCGGCGACGGTATGCCGTTCATCGGCGGCGAGACCGAACGCAACGGCACGTATATCCTGAACTTCTTCAAGTGCCAGCCCGCGCTGAACTACGGCTATGGAAAGATCAACCAGAAGTGGCAGAAGCCCACCAACGACCCCGCCTGCGTGGCAACGGTGGAGGCCATGAAGGACGTCATGCGATTCTGGCTGGACATGGGCTGCGACGGCTTCCGCGTCGATATGGCGTCGAGCCTTGTAAAGAATGACACTAAGAACAAAAAGTACACCTGCAAAATCTGGCGCAATATCCGGGATATGCTGGATGTCGAGTACCCCGAGGCCGCGCTCATCGCCGAGTGGAACGGCCCGCGCATGTCGCTGAAAAACGGCTTTGATATGGACTTTTATCTCAATTGGCAGGGCAACGGCTACAACTGGCTCATGCGCAACTATGACGGTGCGATGGACTCGAACCCGCACAACATCGGCAAGGCGTACTTCTGCAAGAACTCCGGCACCGGCATTGACAAATTCCTGGACGAGTATCTGCCGGCCTACAAGGCCACCCACAAGGATGGTCTGTGGTGCTTCATCACCTGCAACCATGACACGATCCGCCCCTCGGCGGGCCTGACGACTGACGAGCTGCGGCTGGCCTACGCGACAATTTTCACGCTGCCCGGTGCGCCGTTCGTCTACTACGGTGACGAGATCGGTATGCGCTATCTGCCGCTGCCCACCAAGGAGGGCGGCTACTTCCGCACGGGCTCCCGCACGCCGATGCAGTGGGACGACACGGCCAACCACGGCTTCTCCACCGCCGACGCACAGGATATCTATCTGCCTGTGGACACTGCCGCCGATGCGCCCACCGTGGCCGCTCAGGCGGACGACCCCGACAGCCTGCTGAACAGCGTGAAGTCGCTGCTGGCTTTCCGTCATGCACACGCTGACCTGAACGCAGACGCGCCGTTCAAGGTGCTGTACGCACCCAAGGCGAAGGGCGACTACCGCCCGTTCGTCTGGCAGCGCGGCGATCTGATCTGCGCCGTCAACCCGGCGGGTGTCTCCATCGAGCTGCCGCTGGAGCTGGCCGAGGATCTGAAAATTCAGTACACGATCGGCAAGGCGGAAATCGTCAACGACACGCTGTCCCTGGGCGCACAGAGCTTTGCTATTTTGGGATAA
- a CDS encoding peptidoglycan-binding protein, producing the protein MARVYIYDSYDNKFFRYNLSENDPMPYSTGTTLRVREFRGSSKSNVLWTTTAAMEAWNLTRRTYGSGIPVGYAFKRIWEGGHGTTSQHYAGVAFDVGQRSTAAERRKIYRAAVRSGAWGYVEPTSMTPTWVHFDRRYGKPACAGTTAGYPTLRRGSRSTYVLILQDALNALGYSTNTLDGIFGHATESALKACQRRFGLRADGICGCATWKKIAGATVGIGRTATVIDK; encoded by the coding sequence TTCCTACGATAACAAGTTCTTCCGCTACAATTTGAGCGAAAACGACCCGATGCCCTACAGCACCGGCACGACCCTGCGGGTGCGGGAATTCCGCGGCTCAAGCAAATCCAATGTGCTGTGGACCACCACCGCTGCCATGGAGGCATGGAACCTGACACGCCGTACCTACGGCAGCGGCATTCCGGTGGGGTACGCCTTCAAGCGGATCTGGGAGGGCGGCCACGGCACCACCAGCCAGCACTACGCGGGTGTCGCCTTTGATGTCGGGCAGCGCAGCACCGCCGCCGAGCGCCGCAAGATCTACCGGGCCGCTGTTCGCAGCGGAGCGTGGGGCTATGTGGAGCCTACATCGATGACGCCGACCTGGGTACACTTTGACCGGCGGTACGGCAAGCCCGCCTGCGCGGGCACCACGGCCGGTTACCCCACTTTGCGGCGCGGAAGCCGCAGCACCTATGTACTGATCCTGCAGGATGCCCTGAACGCACTGGGCTATTCGACCAACACGCTGGACGGCATCTTCGGCCATGCGACAGAAAGCGCACTGAAGGCCTGCCAGCGGCGGTTCGGTCTGCGGGCGGACGGCATCTGCGGCTGTGCAACATGGAAAAAGATCGCCGGTGCCACGGTGGGTATCGGCCGCACGGCAACCGTCATTGACAAATAA